The Streptomyces laurentii genome contains a region encoding:
- a CDS encoding circumsporozoite protein (identified by MetaGeneAnnotator; putative;~sequence version:1), translated as MAGRATFGRMQPQQPHTPQDARPSQDSSTPQDARPPEGSYAPQDSYTPQSPYASQGPYAPQSAYTPQVPASRNPYASQAPSTPQAPFVPAPAAAEQRPGNRTKIVVLSLAAGLVLGAAGTGAAWALSSGPAPAGDTPESDARGACEALAGFDEKKYMGDGPARDIAFNRYMAAGALSAAAAAGDPAYKELAEVIRRSQDRHNAVFGFDAKVKKDLDRARAICNDL; from the coding sequence GTGGCCGGCCGCGCTACCTTTGGCCGGATGCAGCCACAGCAGCCCCACACCCCTCAGGACGCCCGCCCCTCTCAGGACTCCTCCACCCCTCAGGACGCCCGTCCTCCCGAGGGTTCCTACGCCCCTCAGGACTCCTACACTCCTCAGAGCCCCTACGCCTCTCAGGGTCCCTATGCTCCCCAGAGTGCCTACACCCCTCAGGTCCCGGCCTCTCGGAATCCCTACGCCTCCCAGGCCCCCTCCACCCCTCAGGCCCCCTTCGTCCCCGCCCCGGCCGCCGCCGAGCAGCGGCCCGGAAACCGGACGAAGATCGTGGTGCTCTCCCTTGCCGCCGGACTCGTCTTGGGCGCCGCGGGGACGGGCGCCGCCTGGGCGTTGAGTTCCGGCCCCGCCCCCGCCGGCGACACTCCGGAGTCGGACGCGCGTGGCGCATGCGAGGCACTTGCCGGATTCGACGAGAAGAAGTACATGGGGGACGGTCCGGCCAGGGACATCGCCTTCAATCGCTACATGGCCGCCGGGGCGCTTTCCGCGGCCGCGGCAGCCGGTGACCCGGCGTACAAGGAACTCGCCGAGGTCATCCGCCGGTCCCAGGACCGCCACAACGCTGTCTTCGGCTTCGACGCGAAGGTGAAGAAGGACCTCGACCGGGCCCGCGCGATCTGCAACGACCTTTAG
- a CDS encoding agmatinase (identified by MetaGeneAnnotator; putative;~sequence version:1), with the protein MGEALDDPGGAGLVGFGGAPVVALDALAPAKSAAACFFGVDIDLSKRFGDSSDGAAAFVRRWSARMGPWTRGHRPSAVDVGVLTGEAADVIRGASEVTARAFAAGYVPVAVGCDHTVSYPVAMTAARRHQDLTYVYLDAHLDLGLHLDHDRDGPAGAGAPAGVHNGNFVAAMAAGGAFREIVNVGARAWTTYDDVYGAGCPVTIVREVDPAGLSALRGRKVHVSLDIDVLDPVHVPNTGSREPFGATPEQVVNVLSWLADHCTVVSADVSEVLPDPAHRTTAEIAMRCAHELVKERKTR; encoded by the coding sequence ATGGGTGAGGCGCTCGACGATCCCGGCGGCGCCGGGCTGGTGGGATTCGGGGGCGCGCCGGTCGTGGCCCTCGACGCCCTCGCACCCGCAAAGTCCGCGGCCGCCTGCTTCTTCGGGGTCGACATCGACCTGTCGAAGCGGTTCGGGGACAGTTCCGACGGCGCCGCCGCCTTCGTGCGGCGCTGGTCGGCCCGGATGGGCCCGTGGACGCGGGGCCACCGGCCCTCGGCCGTCGACGTCGGGGTCCTGACGGGCGAGGCGGCGGACGTGATCCGCGGCGCGTCCGAGGTTACGGCACGGGCCTTCGCGGCCGGATACGTTCCCGTCGCCGTGGGCTGCGACCACACGGTGAGCTACCCGGTGGCGATGACCGCGGCCCGGCGGCACCAGGATCTGACGTACGTCTACCTGGACGCCCATCTGGACCTGGGGCTGCATCTCGACCACGACCGTGACGGACCCGCCGGGGCCGGCGCCCCCGCCGGAGTCCACAACGGCAATTTCGTGGCCGCGATGGCCGCGGGCGGTGCCTTCCGGGAGATCGTGAACGTCGGCGCCCGTGCCTGGACCACGTACGACGACGTCTACGGTGCCGGCTGCCCGGTCACGATCGTCCGCGAGGTCGATCCCGCCGGCCTGTCGGCGCTGCGCGGCAGGAAGGTCCACGTCAGCCTGGACATCGACGTGCTCGATCCGGTCCACGTGCCCAACACCGGCAGCCGGGAGCCCTTCGGAGCCACCCCCGAGCAGGTCGTGAACGTGCTGTCCTGGCTCGCGGACCACTGCACCGTCGTCAGCGCCGACGTGTCGGAGGTCCTGCCCGACCCCGCCCACCGTACGACCGCCGAGATCGCGATGCGCTGCGCCCACGAACTCGTCAAGGAGCGAAAGACCCGATGA
- a CDS encoding acetyltransferase (identified by MetaGeneAnnotator; putative;~sequence version:1): MNDRPMSPASDGVVELRPHTPASLEPLVRWKNDLEIQRMSDDEIHTYSREQVAATLERWMRPSEDVVHLAIGLTGRAEPIGFLHLALIERAHQRCRLGIVVGEKELWGHGYGHQAVVQAVGHAFDVLGLERITAEVFGDNPRSARLLEGAGFVQEGVMRASMLRDGRRVDELVYGLLRHEWSKGRK; encoded by the coding sequence ATGAACGACAGGCCGATGTCCCCGGCGAGCGACGGCGTCGTCGAGCTGCGCCCGCACACACCGGCGAGCCTCGAACCGCTCGTCCGCTGGAAGAACGACCTCGAGATCCAGCGGATGAGCGACGACGAGATCCACACCTACAGCCGTGAACAGGTCGCCGCGACGCTGGAGCGGTGGATGCGGCCGAGCGAGGACGTCGTCCACCTCGCGATCGGGCTCACCGGCCGCGCGGAGCCCATCGGGTTCCTCCATCTGGCGCTCATCGAGCGGGCGCACCAGCGGTGCCGGCTGGGCATCGTCGTCGGCGAGAAGGAGCTGTGGGGACACGGTTACGGACACCAGGCGGTCGTCCAGGCGGTCGGCCACGCCTTCGACGTGCTCGGCCTGGAGCGGATCACCGCGGAGGTCTTCGGGGACAACCCGCGCTCCGCACGCCTGCTCGAAGGCGCCGGATTCGTCCAGGAAGGCGTGATGCGCGCGAGCATGCTCCGCGACGGGCGGCGCGTCGACGAGCTGGTGTACGGACTGCTGCGGCACGAGTGGAGCAAGGGGCGCAAGTGA
- a CDS encoding Fe-S oxidoreductase (identified by MetaGeneAnnotator; putative;~sequence version:1) — MTRPRLLVVVPPQAVSMVNGPPLAPLLLDYALTPHGVDVEFFDANLDFFGWLCGDGVRAAVTTRLKQLAVAELSSDVLESEDLTRVGRYLSFLESPYCRGGEVSAARAGMDWDAAHELLVNPRATVPDPEFRDTWLGVAMDRLCEEILRREPDHLAFSTLFHTQTEATAELCRRLRAAGFAGRIVLGGAAVKLTDDLALEQLLTGCSADLAYKYSLYGEFPTLAAFLRGACEAGEVANASYLDGTGRLRHASAKGGAVRSMVRALSYDLVTEVDYLPEHIYPVLLSEGCYWGKCDFCDYPFLSSQDPFKVSAFFRKASDVVHDIGVLVEKLGVSRIDLISDAVPMGYFRLLADAGAGRLRDLGARLECSIRAEPKAKAHHFEAMAAAGVDLVTIGVESLADEVLDGMGKGNTYADIMRSMRLAREQGIKVKANLIFDHPRMQIRHVEETLERLEEVLPYVESLGVHSFGLTPHAPLAFTPESANLVILKDQKTTNDHGEHHLRFVRTDMTPDLKSRLSELRTVVEEAAYRLEAARSVGAAVERPRRIVHLPYRWDGHRAVRDTVPDLSVSIPGAVAPFSYFVKGRADG; from the coding sequence ATGACGCGGCCCAGACTTCTCGTCGTCGTCCCGCCGCAGGCGGTGAGCATGGTCAACGGTCCGCCGTTGGCCCCGCTCCTGCTCGACTACGCGCTCACGCCACACGGCGTGGACGTCGAGTTCTTCGATGCCAACCTGGACTTCTTCGGCTGGCTGTGCGGCGACGGGGTGCGGGCGGCGGTGACCACCCGGCTGAAACAGCTCGCCGTCGCCGAACTGTCCAGCGACGTCCTGGAATCGGAGGACCTCACCCGCGTCGGCCGGTACCTGTCGTTCCTCGAAAGCCCCTACTGCCGGGGCGGGGAGGTCAGTGCGGCCCGGGCGGGCATGGACTGGGACGCCGCGCACGAACTGCTGGTCAACCCGCGTGCCACGGTGCCCGATCCGGAGTTCCGGGACACCTGGCTCGGTGTGGCCATGGACCGGCTGTGCGAGGAGATCCTGCGGCGCGAGCCGGACCACCTGGCGTTCTCGACGCTGTTCCACACGCAGACCGAGGCGACGGCCGAGCTGTGCCGGAGACTGCGCGCGGCCGGATTCGCCGGGCGGATCGTGCTCGGCGGAGCGGCCGTCAAACTGACCGACGACCTCGCGCTCGAACAGCTGCTGACCGGCTGCTCGGCCGACCTCGCCTACAAGTACAGCCTGTACGGGGAGTTCCCCACGCTCGCGGCGTTCCTGCGCGGCGCGTGCGAGGCCGGCGAGGTGGCGAACGCGAGTTACCTCGACGGCACGGGCAGGCTGCGCCACGCCTCGGCGAAGGGCGGCGCGGTCCGGTCCATGGTGCGCGCACTCTCGTACGACCTGGTCACCGAGGTGGACTACCTTCCGGAACACATCTATCCCGTCCTCCTGTCGGAGGGCTGCTACTGGGGCAAGTGCGATTTCTGCGACTATCCCTTCCTGTCCTCGCAGGACCCGTTCAAGGTCAGCGCCTTCTTCCGCAAGGCGTCCGATGTCGTCCACGACATCGGCGTGCTGGTCGAGAAGCTCGGCGTCTCGCGGATCGACCTGATCTCGGACGCCGTTCCGATGGGGTATTTCCGGCTGCTGGCGGACGCCGGCGCGGGCCGGCTGCGGGACCTCGGCGCGCGGCTCGAATGCTCGATCCGGGCCGAGCCCAAGGCGAAGGCCCATCACTTCGAGGCGATGGCGGCGGCCGGGGTCGATCTGGTGACGATCGGCGTCGAGTCGCTGGCGGACGAGGTCCTCGACGGGATGGGGAAGGGCAACACGTACGCCGACATCATGCGGTCGATGCGGCTGGCGCGCGAGCAGGGCATCAAGGTGAAGGCCAACCTCATCTTCGACCACCCGCGCATGCAGATACGCCACGTCGAGGAGACGCTCGAACGGCTGGAGGAGGTCCTGCCGTACGTGGAGTCCCTCGGCGTGCACTCGTTCGGGCTGACGCCGCACGCTCCGCTCGCGTTCACTCCCGAGAGCGCGAATCTGGTGATCCTCAAGGACCAGAAGACGACCAACGACCACGGAGAACACCATCTCCGGTTCGTCCGCACCGACATGACACCCGACCTGAAGAGCCGGCTGTCGGAGCTGCGGACGGTCGTCGAGGAGGCCGCCTACCGGCTGGAGGCCGCCCGGTCCGTCGGTGCCGCGGTCGAGCGCCCGCGCAGGATCGTCCACCTGCCCTACCGCTGGGACGGCCACCGCGCGGTCCGGGACACCGTGCCCGATCTGAGTGTCAGCATCCCGGGCGCCGTCGCACCCTTCTCGTACTTCGTGAAGGGCCGCGCGGATGGGTGA
- a CDS encoding hypothetical protein (identified by MetaGeneAnnotator; putative;~sequence version:1) yields the protein MSVRFEGVLPRAVTEVLDRQDRDWTSRTAHVDSDGSVVYLACCGTTDITQPYHSLAYLAGALDHSGHSYVVRDLAIEFWHYMMSPPVVEQLRAECVKRYEEAPAEDSLLPLFIDVLADGERFQRAFATLRDETAFYELPAYLAAVRELSLLPRLLTLLSRCATYRTFSSASPPGSEDDRINLVTLRREVEAGFGIDVVDAFYDHHADRIAALRPALVGLTIPFISQLEHSMALATRLKQRGVKVAIGGPIAAKFYKYIDDVDKLRILDFAVDYLVTGEGETLIARLADHLQKGEELGAVDNLVDIRDPRPLKRFFFEKVDSLPPPNYGVWDYSLYAAPKPGALYSPTRGCYWNKCSFCDYGLAMNAPTSPWRTRRPETVIADLKAASQYSKHFFFAVDVLSPAYALKISDALIESGLDIKWMADFRLEKSFRMENTEVFARAGCLGAAFGMESTDQEVLDLINKGTEVHRLETLVSAFADVGIPVQLMGFTGHPGETSRQAQVTLDTAEAMLESAATVALGKFGLTPGADIARRPEHYGIEVHYDPSGDVAIPWEMNWSHREEIDTYPEDDFAHSLRLIRGFPYPFLGSTSTLHSLLYFERNPKAPFPIPQWGYVDTWKAFDVIPFYHAHEESGTTTLLSGLTGRAVVLHPEQAKLFAALFDGGTWLRLQAKEGLSRQVRVLLDFLVKNSLAMFLPVETA from the coding sequence ATGTCTGTCCGGTTCGAGGGCGTCCTGCCCCGCGCCGTCACGGAGGTCCTCGACCGGCAGGACAGGGACTGGACGTCACGCACGGCGCACGTTGACAGTGACGGATCAGTCGTCTACCTGGCATGTTGCGGCACGACTGACATCACGCAGCCTTATCACAGCCTCGCGTACCTCGCGGGTGCGCTGGACCACTCCGGGCATTCCTATGTCGTGCGGGATCTCGCCATCGAGTTCTGGCACTACATGATGTCGCCCCCGGTCGTGGAGCAGTTGCGCGCCGAGTGCGTGAAGCGCTACGAAGAGGCTCCTGCGGAGGATTCGCTCCTCCCCCTGTTCATCGACGTGCTCGCGGACGGCGAACGGTTCCAGCGCGCGTTCGCGACCCTGCGTGACGAGACGGCGTTCTACGAGCTGCCCGCGTACCTGGCGGCCGTACGCGAACTCAGTCTGCTGCCGCGGCTGCTGACCCTGCTGTCCCGCTGCGCGACCTACCGTACGTTCAGCAGCGCCTCGCCTCCGGGCTCGGAGGACGACCGCATCAATCTGGTGACCCTGCGCCGCGAGGTCGAGGCCGGGTTCGGGATCGACGTCGTGGACGCGTTCTACGATCACCACGCCGACCGGATCGCCGCTCTGCGGCCGGCTCTGGTGGGACTGACGATCCCGTTCATCTCCCAGCTCGAGCATTCGATGGCGCTGGCGACCCGACTGAAGCAGCGCGGCGTCAAGGTGGCGATCGGCGGACCGATCGCGGCGAAGTTCTACAAGTACATCGACGATGTCGACAAGCTGAGGATTCTGGACTTCGCCGTCGACTACCTGGTCACCGGTGAGGGCGAGACACTCATCGCGCGGCTGGCCGACCACCTCCAGAAGGGCGAGGAGCTGGGCGCGGTCGACAATCTCGTCGACATCCGCGATCCGCGTCCACTGAAACGGTTCTTCTTCGAGAAGGTCGACTCCCTGCCCCCGCCCAACTACGGGGTGTGGGACTACAGCCTGTACGCCGCGCCGAAGCCGGGTGCGCTCTATTCGCCGACGCGCGGGTGCTACTGGAACAAGTGCTCGTTCTGCGATTACGGGCTGGCGATGAACGCGCCGACGTCGCCCTGGCGTACGCGCCGGCCGGAGACCGTCATCGCGGACCTGAAGGCGGCGTCCCAGTACTCCAAGCACTTCTTCTTCGCCGTCGACGTGCTCTCGCCCGCCTATGCCCTGAAGATCTCCGACGCGCTCATCGAGAGCGGTCTGGACATCAAGTGGATGGCGGACTTCCGGCTCGAGAAGAGCTTCCGGATGGAGAACACCGAGGTGTTCGCCCGGGCCGGATGCCTGGGCGCCGCGTTCGGCATGGAGAGCACGGACCAGGAGGTCCTCGACCTCATCAACAAGGGCACCGAGGTGCACCGCCTCGAGACGCTGGTGTCGGCGTTCGCGGACGTCGGCATCCCCGTGCAGCTCATGGGCTTCACCGGGCACCCCGGTGAGACCAGCCGACAGGCCCAGGTGACGCTGGACACGGCCGAGGCGATGCTCGAATCCGCCGCGACCGTGGCGCTGGGGAAGTTCGGGCTGACCCCGGGCGCGGACATCGCCCGGCGGCCCGAGCACTACGGGATCGAGGTCCACTACGACCCCTCCGGCGACGTGGCCATTCCGTGGGAGATGAACTGGTCCCACCGCGAGGAGATCGACACCTATCCCGAGGACGACTTCGCGCACTCGCTCCGGCTGATCAGGGGCTTTCCCTACCCCTTCCTCGGGTCGACGTCCACGCTGCACAGCCTGCTGTACTTCGAACGGAATCCCAAGGCGCCGTTCCCCATTCCCCAATGGGGATACGTGGACACGTGGAAGGCGTTCGACGTCATTCCCTTCTACCACGCGCACGAGGAGTCGGGCACGACCACGTTGCTGAGCGGGCTGACCGGGCGCGCGGTCGTCCTCCATCCCGAGCAGGCGAAGCTGTTCGCCGCGCTGTTCGACGGCGGCACGTGGCTGCGGCTCCAGGCCAAGGAAGGCCTCTCCCGACAGGTGCGGGTCCTGCTCGACTTCCTGGTGAAGAACTCGCTGGCGATGTTCCTGCCGGTGGAGACGGCATGA
- a CDS encoding NUDIX hydrolase (identified by MetaGeneAnnotator; putative;~sequence version:1) — protein MATTSTPDESPGAKMTDEEYGNHRAAHALWAGTSVLITDARGRVLIQHVDYLDTCLLPGGALDRGEPPARGAARELHEELGVTVVVERGLAVDWVSPGGMSAAAVMRFPGEIIHVFDGGTWDDVRIAAIRLPPSEITAVEFVEPARLPDLLAPRDARRALAALRARIDAAGTVLLADGVPLVPTVLDRAGVLRTPRPRHPYAFDPSPVPDPDTPIRQAWVWAFAPDGRVLVLLDPETGGACLPGGTPEPTDGEDPVVTVRREAAEEAAARLTGITYLGHLPDPGAGRTRVRYAARLTALGAAGADPATGHPYVRVLATPEQALQLFDWGPAGADQLAAVHQARARLGLPRAAPQSVTELAGTTTW, from the coding sequence ATGGCCACGACGAGCACTCCGGACGAGTCCCCCGGCGCGAAGATGACCGACGAAGAGTACGGGAACCACCGGGCGGCGCACGCCCTGTGGGCCGGCACCTCGGTGCTGATCACCGACGCGCGGGGGCGGGTCCTCATCCAGCATGTCGACTATCTCGACACCTGTCTGCTGCCCGGCGGTGCTCTCGACCGGGGCGAGCCCCCGGCGCGGGGCGCCGCCCGCGAGCTGCACGAGGAGCTCGGGGTCACCGTCGTGGTCGAGCGCGGTCTCGCCGTCGACTGGGTCTCCCCCGGCGGGATGAGCGCGGCCGCGGTCATGCGCTTCCCCGGCGAGATCATCCATGTGTTCGACGGCGGCACCTGGGACGACGTGCGGATCGCCGCCATCCGGCTGCCCCCGAGCGAGATCACTGCCGTCGAGTTCGTCGAACCCGCCCGACTCCCCGATCTTCTCGCCCCCAGGGACGCCCGCCGTGCCCTCGCCGCGCTGCGCGCCCGGATCGACGCGGCGGGCACCGTGCTCCTGGCGGACGGTGTCCCCCTCGTCCCGACCGTCCTCGACCGGGCGGGCGTCCTGCGCACGCCCCGCCCCCGGCACCCGTACGCCTTCGATCCCTCGCCCGTGCCCGACCCGGACACGCCGATCCGGCAGGCCTGGGTCTGGGCCTTCGCCCCGGACGGGCGCGTTCTGGTCCTGCTCGATCCCGAAACCGGCGGGGCCTGTCTGCCCGGCGGCACGCCCGAACCCACCGACGGCGAGGACCCCGTGGTCACCGTGCGCCGGGAAGCCGCCGAGGAGGCGGCGGCACGGCTGACCGGGATCACGTACCTCGGCCACCTGCCCGATCCGGGCGCGGGCCGCACGCGCGTCCGCTACGCCGCCCGCCTCACCGCCCTGGGCGCCGCCGGCGCCGACCCGGCCACCGGTCACCCGTACGTCCGTGTCCTGGCCACCCCGGAACAGGCCCTGCAGCTCTTCGACTGGGGTCCGGCGGGCGCCGATCAGCTCGCCGCCGTCCACCAGGCCCGCGCCCGCCTCGGCCTCCCCCGGGCCGCCCCGCAGTCCGTGACCGAACTCGCCGGTACCACCACCTGGTAG
- a CDS encoding hypothetical protein (identified by MetaGeneAnnotator; putative;~sequence version:1): protein MTTSEELVHDVPAEDCFRTLVRTPPHDEKTTEYLAWARLMAQVVDDLHRWAPNFAAAVASSFRSLDGLRPYCESGDYERAYTEPVAHAVNFVRHFLAQEHPAWLKDLARCEMWASPQRQKLDAGEQAVLKEALGVQERAGKEFVVVGHDVLETLQQVVGYRDMTFVRSAPLMWLLRVPPLDVTPDPEPRPGIVVFRSGETAVSLSYVPAGGAR from the coding sequence ATGACCACGTCGGAAGAGCTCGTCCACGACGTGCCGGCCGAGGACTGTTTCCGGACCCTGGTCCGCACGCCTCCGCACGACGAGAAGACGACGGAATACCTGGCCTGGGCCCGTTTGATGGCGCAGGTCGTCGACGACCTCCACCGCTGGGCCCCCAACTTCGCCGCCGCCGTCGCGTCCTCGTTCCGCTCCCTCGACGGTCTGCGCCCGTACTGCGAGTCCGGCGACTACGAGCGGGCCTACACCGAGCCCGTCGCCCACGCCGTGAACTTCGTACGCCACTTCCTCGCACAGGAACACCCGGCGTGGCTGAAGGACCTCGCCCGCTGTGAGATGTGGGCCAGTCCCCAGCGGCAGAAGCTCGACGCGGGGGAGCAGGCGGTCCTGAAGGAGGCGCTGGGCGTCCAGGAACGCGCGGGCAAGGAGTTCGTCGTCGTCGGCCACGACGTCCTGGAGACGCTCCAGCAGGTCGTCGGCTACCGCGACATGACCTTCGTCCGCTCCGCGCCGCTCATGTGGCTGCTGCGCGTACCGCCGCTGGACGTGACGCCCGATCCCGAGCCGCGGCCGGGCATCGTCGTCTTCCGGAGCGGGGAGACGGCCGTCTCCCTGTCCTACGTCCCCGCGGGCGGCGCGCGGTGA
- a CDS encoding hypothetical protein (identified by MetaGeneAnnotator; putative;~sequence version:1) translates to MTRTGTTARAGTAEAEAPAPERGTDQGTEQGTDSEQETEAEPGAVRLGISLSDFVPERGHTDDVYRRVSYVEYGGHHPPAKDAGVRHLLDEGVVADLGRHLVSVELPDVLDIEDEARRIAENHAGTAPCYMVTDFGFWRLGGRDERNLWFRPASLTHEVAERIARNVEGLSRELGAPVHAENPFSLTHAGELSPVGFMRELVARGATLCFDIGHFYAGCVNAGMDVWRELEQVPFEAIRVAHIAGLSKVGYGGRPLVIDNHNVPPLKGCLEVLRIVKERSPGLGWVTYEAELASTEVQHRGLDAIERAMA, encoded by the coding sequence GTGACGAGGACAGGGACGACGGCGCGCGCGGGGACGGCGGAGGCCGAGGCGCCCGCGCCGGAGCGGGGCACGGATCAAGGCACGGAGCAGGGTACGGACTCGGAGCAGGAGACCGAGGCGGAGCCGGGGGCGGTCAGGCTCGGGATCAGCCTGTCCGACTTCGTGCCGGAGCGCGGTCACACGGACGACGTGTACCGGCGGGTCTCGTACGTCGAGTACGGCGGGCACCACCCGCCGGCGAAGGACGCCGGGGTGCGCCACCTCCTCGACGAGGGCGTCGTCGCGGACCTGGGCCGTCACCTGGTGTCGGTGGAACTGCCCGACGTCCTCGACATCGAGGACGAGGCCCGGCGGATCGCCGAGAACCACGCGGGCACCGCGCCCTGCTACATGGTCACCGACTTCGGCTTCTGGCGGCTGGGCGGACGCGACGAGCGCAACCTGTGGTTCCGCCCCGCGTCGCTCACCCACGAGGTCGCCGAGCGGATCGCCCGTAACGTCGAGGGACTGTCCCGCGAGCTGGGGGCGCCGGTCCACGCCGAGAACCCCTTCAGCCTGACGCACGCCGGCGAGCTGAGCCCGGTCGGCTTCATGCGGGAGCTCGTGGCGCGCGGGGCGACGCTGTGCTTCGACATCGGGCACTTCTACGCCGGGTGCGTCAATGCGGGCATGGACGTGTGGCGGGAACTGGAGCAGGTGCCGTTCGAGGCCATCCGCGTCGCGCACATCGCCGGGCTGAGCAAGGTCGGTTACGGCGGCAGGCCGCTGGTGATCGACAACCACAACGTCCCGCCCCTGAAGGGGTGCCTGGAGGTCCTGCGGATCGTGAAGGAACGGTCGCCGGGTCTCGGCTGGGTGACGTACGAAGCCGAGCTGGCCTCCACCGAGGTCCAGCACCGGGGACTCGACGCGATAGAGAGGGCGATGGCATGA
- a CDS encoding hypothetical protein (identified by MetaGeneAnnotator; putative;~sequence version:1), translating into MSKDEQASGGGRKKIARAAATAAVAAAAVTAMGSPAVAATQAQDERPAFTVEQLDDMLASADLENADNVRVVQALEVNPGAMIARQYDR; encoded by the coding sequence ATGAGCAAGGACGAACAGGCATCCGGCGGCGGCAGGAAGAAGATCGCCCGCGCAGCCGCGACCGCCGCGGTCGCCGCCGCGGCCGTGACGGCCATGGGTTCGCCGGCCGTCGCCGCCACCCAGGCCCAGGACGAGCGTCCGGCCTTCACGGTCGAGCAGCTCGACGACATGCTGGCGTCCGCGGACCTGGAGAACGCGGACAATGTCCGCGTCGTCCAGGCCCTTGAAGTCAACCCTGGCGCCATGATCGCCAGGCAGTACGACCGCTGA
- a CDS encoding hypothetical protein (identified by MetaGeneAnnotator; putative;~sequence version:1) — protein sequence MTGAVRIGVAVEAACDQYTQGEAAGGWTTGFVEYGVHAATGIPDWVIDTRRALGCGLTLHPLDMNMAQPEQGTGPWLESLAALVREHEVSALISDAGFWYHGRREGTWFRPPDMNVAAPRCRESATAIAAACGIPFRVENPPLEWLPDAPSLWSFLDEASDAEGVQICLDLSHVLQFERNVHGRSPVLPRSFPWERVAEIHLAGYVKAEFGGRTMYLDQHLADIPPEEFRLLAEVVELRGPESPLDICLEMEPREPGAFVSAVDNIRTALGAAV from the coding sequence GTGACCGGCGCCGTCCGCATCGGGGTGGCGGTCGAGGCGGCGTGCGACCAGTACACCCAGGGCGAGGCGGCCGGCGGCTGGACCACCGGCTTCGTGGAGTACGGCGTCCATGCGGCCACCGGCATCCCCGACTGGGTGATCGACACCCGGCGCGCCCTGGGGTGCGGTCTGACCCTCCACCCTCTGGACATGAACATGGCCCAGCCCGAACAGGGCACGGGGCCCTGGCTGGAGTCGCTGGCCGCTCTCGTACGCGAGCACGAGGTCTCCGCGCTCATCAGCGACGCCGGTTTCTGGTACCACGGGCGGCGCGAGGGCACCTGGTTCCGTCCGCCGGACATGAACGTGGCCGCCCCGCGCTGCCGGGAGAGCGCGACGGCGATCGCCGCCGCGTGCGGGATCCCGTTCCGGGTCGAGAACCCGCCCCTGGAGTGGCTTCCGGACGCCCCCTCGCTGTGGTCGTTCCTCGACGAGGCCTCGGACGCCGAGGGCGTGCAGATCTGTCTCGACCTGTCCCACGTCCTGCAGTTCGAGCGCAATGTGCATGGGCGCAGCCCTGTACTGCCCCGCTCGTTCCCCTGGGAGCGCGTGGCCGAGATCCACCTCGCCGGTTACGTGAAGGCGGAATTCGGCGGCCGGACCATGTACTTGGACCAGCACCTCGCCGACATCCCGCCCGAGGAGTTCCGGTTGCTGGCCGAGGTCGTCGAACTGCGCGGACCGGAAAGCCCGTTGGACATCTGCCTGGAGATGGAACCGCGCGAGCCGGGCGCGTTCGTCTCCGCGGTCGACAACATCCGGACCGCTCTCGGCGCCGCCGTCTGA